Genomic window (Mycolicibacterium smegmatis):
GCCGCATCGGTGAGCGTTCGTCGCACACCTGGTTCGTGCTGCAGGAGCTCCTCGGACACAAGAACGTCAAGAACTACGACGGCAGTTGGACGGAATACGGCTCCCTGGTGGGGGCCCCGATCGAGTTGGGAAGTTGATATGTGCTCTGCACCCAAGCAAGGGCTGACGTTGCCGGCCGGCGTTGACCTGGAGAAGGAAACCGTGATCACCGGTCGTGTGGTCGACGGCTCCGGCCAGGCGGTCGGCGGCGCGTTCGTCCGCCTGCTGGACGGCAGCGACGAGTTCACCGCCGAGGTGGTGGCATCGGCGACCGGTGATTTCCGGTTCTTCGCCGCGCCCGGCACCTGGACCGTGCGCGCCCTGTCGTCCGCGGGCAACGGCAACGTGACCGTCGCGCCGACCGGTGCGGGGATCCACGAAGTCGACGTGAAGGTCGCCTGAGTCGAGGTCGCCTG
Coding sequences:
- a CDS encoding DUF1416 domain-containing protein, with amino-acid sequence MCSAPKQGLTLPAGVDLEKETVITGRVVDGSGQAVGGAFVRLLDGSDEFTAEVVASATGDFRFFAAPGTWTVRALSSAGNGNVTVAPTGAGIHEVDVKVA